The following proteins are co-located in the Betta splendens chromosome 9, fBetSpl5.4, whole genome shotgun sequence genome:
- the adamtsl2 gene encoding ADAMTS-like protein 2 isoform X3, whose translation MSTEELCLLLPCLTGWEMTAERGSLRGTASDGMRLWSWDQCGETAVLLLGFLTLAVSVGNLSTRGQQEEAVASNSLEEELEVTTYWWGEWAKWTACTRTCGGGVMFQERHCLKQRKKVAAWKDNMTCTGTAKKYHLCNTRECPPTGRSFREEQCWSFNSHLYNGRSYQWKPLYPDDYVHISSNPCDLHCTTTDGHRQLMVTARDGTSCKYSSYRGVCVDAKCEPIGCDGVLFSSNALDKCGVCQGDGSSCSRVTGNFRRGATTPGYSFITQIPEGSWDIQVIERKKSADVLAVTDQAGNFFFNGAYKVDSPQNFHAAGTVFKYRRPMDVYETGIEYIVAKGPIDQAINILVWNQNGRTPYVTYEYTVLREALPPVPPPPVYTGSDSVEVGGLLAPNSSVDAALGPEDDGRKGQETNEVYEEEAGVGREQDGAAASKVTEGNSSHAGSTVLPAPAGGAVDTGPENPNLIWRVLLEGQVNADELLINISTNQLLTEGDSLFSSEVGPAEVDLSDLEQDATFGLNETLEFTLGQKRNDSGDAFYQNKTVPSGGRTSSRSNRTRGNQRLYQKNLKLSPADMYRWKLSSQEPCSMTCSIGVSKSFVTCVRYDGVEVHDMYCDALTRPEPVHDFCIGRECQPRWEASSWSECSRTCGDGFQFRQVRCWKMLSPGLDSSVYSDLCTTADLERPAERRACKSPACGPQWEVAEWSECPAKCDRKAQVSRDVRCSEESRPCDPTTKPPNVKNCTGPPCERHWTVSEWGPDA comes from the exons ATGAGCACCGAggagctgtgtttgcttttgccCTGCCTGACTGGCTGGGAAAtgacagcagagagagggagcctGCGTGGAACAGCGAGTGACGG GATGAGGCTGTGGTCATGGGATCAGTGTGGAGAGACGGCTGTGCTCCTTCTGGGCTTCCTGACACTGGCAGTGTCGGTGGGGAACctgtccaccagggggcagcag gaggaggcggtggcgtCCAAcagtctggaggaggagctggaggtcacCACCTACTGGTGGGGCGAGTGGGCCAAGTGGACGGCCTGCACCCGGACCTGTGGAGGCGGAGTCATGTTCCAGGAGAGACACTGCCTCAAGCAGAG GAAGAAGGTTGCTGCTTGGAAGGACAACATGACCTGCACTGGGACTGCTAAGAAGTATCACCTGTGCAACACCAGG GAGTGTCCTCCCACCGGGAGGAGCTTCAGGGAGGAGCAGTGCTGGTCCTTCAACTCCCACCTGTACAACGGGAGGAGCTACCAGTGGAAGCCTCTGTATCCGG ACGACTACGTCCACATCTCCAGCAACCCCTGCGACCTCCACTGCACCACCACCGACGGCCACAGGCAGCTGATGGTGACGGCGCGCGACGGCACTTCCTGCAAGTACAGCAGCTACCGAGGCGTGTGCGTGGACGCTAAGTGTGAG CCGATCGGGTGCGACGGGGTGCTGTTCTCTTCCAACGCCCTGGATAAGTGCGGGGTGTGTCAGGGggacggcagcagctgcagcagagtcacTGGGAACTTCCGCCGCGGGGCCACGACGCCGG GTTACTCTTTTATCACTCAAATCCCTGAAGGATCATGGGACATTCAGGTCATTGAGAGGAAAAAGTCTGCGGACGTTCTTG CGGTGACCGACCAGGCCGGAAACTTCTTCTTCAACGGCGCCTACAAGGTGGACAGTCCCCAGAACTTCCATGCAGCCGGCACTGTGTTCAAGTACCGCCGGCCCATGGACGTGTACGAGACCGGGATCGAGTACATTGTTGCCAAAGGCCCCATCGACCAGGCCATCAATATTCTG GTGTGGAATCAGAACGGACGCACGCCGTACGTCACCTACGAGTACACGGTCCTCCGGGAGGCGCTGCCTCCCGTCCCACCTCCTCCTGTCTACACCGGCTCCGACTCCGTGGAGGTGGGGGGTCTGCTGGCTCCCAACAGCAGCGTGGACGCCGCTCTGGGCCCCGAGGACGATGGGCGGAAGGGCCAAGAGACCAACGAGGTgtatgaggaggaggcaggcgtTGGCCGTGAGCAGGATGGAGCCGCTGCCTCCAAAGTCACAG AAGGGAACAGCAGCCACGCAGGCAGCACCGTCCTCCCTGCTCCTGCAGGTGGAGCCGTGGACACAGGACCCGAGAACCCGAACCTCATCTGGAGGGTCCTGCTGGAAGGACAGGTCAATGCTGACGAGCTGCTTATTAACATCTCAACCAATCAGCTGCTGACTGAAGGAGACAGTCTGTTCTCCTCGGAGGTGGGACCGGCAGAGGTGGACCTCAGCGACCTGGAACAAGACGCGACCTTTGGCCTCAACGAGACGCTGGAGTTCACGCTGGGCCAAAAGCGCAATGACAGCGGAGACGCTTTCTACCAGAACAAAACGGTGCCGAGTGGAGGGAGGACGTCCAGTcgctccaacagaaccag gggaAACCAGAGGCTGTACCAGAAGAACCTGAAGCTGAGTCCTGCTGACATGTATCGCTGGAAGCTGTCGTCTCAGGAGCCGTGCAGCATGACCTGCTCTATAG gGGTGTCCAAGTCCTTCGTCACATGTGTCCGTTACGACGGCGTGGAGGTGCACGATATGTACTGTGATGCTCTGACCCGGCCGGAGCCGGTCCACGACTTCTGTATAGGAAGAGAGTGTCAGCCCAG GTGGGAGGCCAGCAGCTGGAGCGAGTGCTCCAGGACCTGTGGGGACGGCTTCCAGTTCCGGCAGGTCCGCTGCTGGAAGATGCTGTCGCCGGGCCTGGACAGCTCGGTCTACAGCGACCTCTGCACCACGGCCGACCTGGAGCGGCCCGCGGAGCGGCGAGCCTGCAAGAGCCCGGCCTGCGGCCCACAGTGGGAGGTGGCCGAGTGGAGCGAG TGTCCTGCTAAGTGTGACCGCAAGGCCCAGGTGAGCCGCGACGTGCGCTGCTCCGAGGAGAGCAGGCCGTGCGACCCGACGACCAAACCGCCCAACGTCAAGAACTGCACCGGGCCGCCCTGCGAGCGCCACTGGACCGTGTCCGAGTGGGGGCCT GAcgcctga